TTCCACCGTATGCTCACTTTTAAcctaaataattaattatttaaaataGTTACAAAAGTAACTCAAGTGGATTGGATTAGCTTTGCAATGCCTAaactgacatttttttttttttttggtcattgTGTATTTTTCATCTTTATCTCTCCAAGCAGATGTAAGTATCGAATTTAAATGGCAAAACGGAACTTGTTGATTTAGACAAGGTCCATGGAAACTACAGACCAGAACATTAATTTCCTATGGCTAACAATCCATGGATTGATAAACAAATCGCCATTTCTGAAAAGGAAATAGAAACCGGAATTAATGCATCTTAACCTTTGAGTGCATAATACATAAGAGGATGGATGGCATGTCAATCCTCTTGTATTGATGTTCCAGCAATGGCTGCATCCGCAATATACTATCTCTTAATTGACATTGTCTTTAAGCAGATTCAAGTTATTTAAGCCTTGCAAGCAGATCCGCACAACACTTCTATAGCTAAGAAAATGTACAAATATTTCAAGACAAGACAACATTAATGCCGAATGTATTATTCAGTTTCCACCCCGTCTTCACAATCTTTGAGATGTTCTTTGAGGCTTTGTCCAGGAATATCCCACTTTTCACAAATCCATGTTGAATCTGCTTCTGGCAATGTATAGTCGTCAGGTTTGAGTGACAACTGGAATTCTGGAAGATCTGGCAGTACTTGAAGATCTCTGCAATTGCAAAGTCATCATATTTAAATgtaagagcccatttggattagTTGAATAAAAGTAGCTAATACTAAAAGTACTGGAGCTGAATTTAAAGATAAATAGATACATGTTTGGCTAAAATAAAAAGGTCATGTGTTTGGTGAAAAAGTGCGACAGTAATGAACACTATTTTCTGTTAAAATGACTAAATATCCTTAAAGTTGCTAATTCTAAAAAGGGACTGACTTTGTAAACAGAAGAAGAAAGTATCAATATTATGTAAGCTGTAAGCCTCACTTTTCTTGGTCCAAAAGGTAGCCATACATCTGAGACTTCTTGGCAGCAGTTTCGGGGACTTTTTTGTTCAAATGTTTCATAACACCCCATGCTGGAGGAGTTCTAGGAAAACACAACAAGGAATTAAAGTTAGTATTTCTGTAATGGTCTATGTTTGCAATGTAACTAAAAAGAGCAAAGACATAAAAACCTGGTGACAGGTTCTGCAAGGCAAAAACTTAAGGAGGCCTTTTTACTCTCTGCAAGTAGTTCTTCAGCTGCGAGGAAACAGCATACTGCACTGACATGGCAGGAAGGTTCTGTGCCCTTGTCAACGATTATACCGTGGTAGTAGTAAGCTGCAGCCTGACAATGCCGTTAACATATATATGAGCAAGCAACATGAGAAAAGCGTGACAAGAAATCAACAATTTTGgtaggaaaaaaaaaacctttgcTTCAAGGTACTTCCATTTGATGAACGACATATGCTTTTTCGCTGTTCCATGGAAATTATTATCTCCAGACAAGCAGCAAAGAGCCTGAAggagttaaaaaaataaaaaaaaagggggaagaaaaAACTTAGATATACAATCACAGGACGCAAAAAGCAAAGTAAGACAAAGTCGACTAGTCTTTAATGAAGAAGCAGGAATTGTCAAGTTGATTTGGAGTTATAAGGGGAAAATTTTCTAGCAAATAAATCAGCATTGATAAGTTGTTAAGTACCTGGCCATAGTAGCTTACTGCTTCACAAGCCAGCCTCCTCTTCACTGATAAAGTCGCATTCTGGCTTTCAAGAGCCAAACCTAATTGAATTTCGGTTCCCTGAGATAGAGGAATCAGTCAAAGGATTTTCTATGAATTTCAATGGCTTCTGATACAGCCTATGATGAACCAGATAAGTTTTATCTTTTTATTGGCATCGATCTGTCAAAGCTAATCGTCATGAAATTCTACCAGAGCAAGCTGTTGAGAAAATTGGATCTTATCATAAACTGAATTAACTGACAGCCCTGTATAAAATAATTTGGATTCATCTATCCCACTTAATCATCTTCTTATtggagattgttataatgatctGACTGGTATTTCCATCTCCATTTCTCCCAACTCTTTCTTAATGTGCTGCTTTCCAGTAACTACACGGAAAGCAGTTGTGTTTTCATTGATTTTACTGGCTAAGGAATCAAAACTTGTGTTCCAAGTAATCATCGAGTAACATAACATATACCTGGGCTAGTGCTTGGTTTGAGGTGGCTTCAAGAATACCCTGATGCAGATCTTTAGGCAACCTGTTCCTGGTCAAATTTTAATAACCtaataaaaatgacaaaaaaataGATATATCCGTAGAAATAAGGTAGAACATATATTTACATACTTAACATCAGGAGGTAGGTGGACAAGAACATCTTGGACACAGAAATCCAAATAACCTGCTGCTTTCAGCAGCAAATCAACAGCATCCCTCATGCAATCTAAAAAGGAAACGCTGTTAATAATTGCTGATCACACTTTAGAgtttttaagattaaaattcaTAACCATAATACCTCCGGATACAATCCGTTCAGTCATATCACTGTCTTTCGGTATCAGCTTCATATTTGCCTCTACTAATGTTAACATTGCCATCATGTGGAGGACAGACAGTAGTTCAAACCAGGAGTTTGCTACAGATATTTCCTGCTAATTATAAAAGAAGCAAAGGATCATATATAATGTCAGCAAGTGACAACCAGTCAGCAGATTCAATAATTGATAAAGAGTTTGAACCTCTTGCCCATTTTCCAAGTTCCTCCACTTAAATCCAATCAATTCTTGAAGCCCGAATTCTATAAAATGACATGTTCGATCGATTAGCACTAAAATTGTATGTTTGAAAGTGGAGATAACAGTATGAGAagtgttgagaatataattaagtaaataaaagtgtgctCTCCCTAACAGCTTAAGCTTTTGGATGAAAtggtcacacaattcaacatGGTTTCGGTGCAGGCTGAGGTCCTGAGATCGAATCTCACCACCACAGGTTATCAAAGGAAAGGGTGCAAACCTTTTCTAGTGAGGCCAACAAGAAGAGGCAAATACTCCTCGAGCGCTTGTTGTAATTCATCAATAGCAGAAACATCTGGAGAACATAATGAAGTAATCAAAAGATTGATAAGGTACAACTGATATATGTTCAAGTTCCCAATTTCAGTCCATATATACCTGTATCTTGTGCGATCAGCACAATCTGGTTCCTTATAGAAGTCAGTCTATCAGCAAGATCCTTAGGAATCACACCCTTGAGTGTCCTCTGTAGATCACATTGAACAGGAACTCGCATTGACGGGACAAATATGCTGACCTCAGGGATAACACtcttcttattcttcttttttCCAACCGCGTAGACAGAAACCGCGCACCCCATTGTTCTTCAAGGGGACAAATCTCAACTTGTAACATCCTTCATATCAGCTACAAGTTGAAACTATTGAAAACATTGACACATTTATTGACTAGTAACGTTGATAAGAATGGGAAAGAATCAAGTTAGGACTATTTGTAATGTACTCTAATAAATGTTATGAACTTACTGCCAATGCCAGGCTGCTAGTGTGGGCTGACATCAAATGTTATCAGTATCTCTATCACCTATTAAGTGAAGCTTCCAGGATGGTTTAATtgatattcatttatatataactaattaaaaagaaaagaaagattgCTACTTGCTACTGGATCCACAGTTATATAAAAAGATTAGATATCTGAGATTTGGAAGCAAATTAATGAGGATTACGAGAAATAAGTCACATGCGAATGCGTAGGAAAGACTTACAAGTTACAACTAGTCCATTATTTTAGATATAACAATTGGACTATCTATGCTATTGTCTGTATGACTCCTCGTCGTACTATTATATATTACTTGTAATTTGTGAACATTTTTCTAACAGCGGAAAATAAGGAAAAACGGAAGATACATATTTGTTTTTTCCTTCTTCAATGAGTGTAACATGTGCAAAGCTGTTTGACTTTGGAGTAAATTATTGAGCATTCTCCGTCAGTGAAATTTGTTCCTTTTGAAGTTGTGTTTGTCTTGATTTGTATGCCAATTGCACTTGGCCTAAAAGTCCATAATTGGTGGAGCACCCGAAGGCATGGCCTAACAATCAATAAAGTGAGTGAAAATCACGAAAGATCCGGGGTTGGATTCTaataaagacaaaaaaaaattggtgaTTCTTTTTATGTGTTTAAGTTGTAGTGGACAAAGTTACTCGATACCTATGCAGGTAGCTGATGGAATAGTCGAGATGCTTGCAAACTGGCCCAGTCACTagcaatataaaaataaaacaaGCATTAGAGTTGCTTTTACCTGTTCAAGTACCGGATGACAAGGGTGGATGCACAGTCATGGCTATGGTTCAGCCGAACCCGATAGCTTTGACTTAGATCATGTATATGTGTTAAACAATCTACTAATATGCACACTATTAAATTTCGGACATAATAACTCAAATAGACACTGTGTTCAGTGGTATCTGGATTGGATCCACTTGTGCTTGATAAAATAGCCAAAATGCGCACAAAACTGGCCAAGATAACACCATTATAAAACCGATGAAAACCTCGGCATACCATCTGCGATTCAAGCTAATTTGAGTCAGTATATTCTAGTACATGCCTGATCAAGTCTCTCTTTTAATATTATTCCAATGTATTCAATTCTATTTGCCAATTTGCAATTGTTAAATTGTACGGTACTCCATGCAACAACATAGATTGACTCATTTGCCGGGTATAGAAGTCTATGCATCTCAATTCCCCATCATTATTTAATCTGTCGGTACCACAATATTTAATACTACTAGCTAGTAAAAATCCAATTGATTGGCTAAGATCAACATCGCAAATTCACACTTGACAACTGGATCCAGACAAATTAAACAGCCATCACTTAGGTGTTACATGACGAGTTGGATCATATTTATATTGGTTAAAATTGATAGACTAAACAAGTGATAATTTTTCCTTCTAGAATGTTGTTTTGATGAAAATAAGTTGGGCTAAAATAAATCGATGAATTGGTCATCATTAAATTGTAAAATACTAACCTGTCACATTCAAAATCACCTGTTTATTTGTTCCTCTTTTTCTTAGCTCTAGCTATACAATTGGGGCATTCAAAAATGATCAGCAAGAAATAAAACAATTTGTACATTCGAAAAAATTGTTTCTATTTTCTTCATTATGACGAAAATCTTCTGTAAATTAAACTGGTCACTAAGGTAGTTCAAATAGACCAAACAATTTGGATGGATTATTTCGATTTGGATTTACAATTCCATATCAATATATCGCACCCAACTCAAATCAAATTTACGAAATCGAATGTTAAACTATGGATCGAAACTGGCACACGTGGCTGTTAATTAAGTGTCTCACAATACAAAGGAATTAGTTATTTGTCTTATATGGTCTTAAATAATTCTAACTAATTTTTGGAGTTCGAGTTCAGTCCGTTATCCCTTGCTTATGATCACTGACTGGCACACCCCATTTGCTACTGTGAAATTCAAGCAAAAAGTTCACGGATAGCCTGTTTATCGGTGGCGGATTCAGAATTTTCACTCAGGGGTTcgaaaaaacaacaaaagctaaatataaaaaataatattgttAATGGAATTGAACCTAGGACGCAATGACAATTTTGAACACCTTGGACCGCTTtagctaaccttttgcatttattcagggtgttcaaaagttaatatatgtacataaacacagaaaatctaccctatatgtacactgtaattttttgccgagggtgttcgggtgaacaccttCGGCATGCTCTAAATCCGTCCCTGCTGTTTACCAGTGCCATTTACGATATAGTCACTTTTGGAAACACAAGATATAAATTTTATCCTAAGTTTTATCTCGGAATATCCCAACTTATCCCGTATACCAAACGACCTCGAAGGTTCTgtattctttttaaaaaaaaaaaatgagttgggACTCAGCTTCAGTCCTGGGACTGAAGATTAGTGGTTACACTTGGAAGTTGGAAAGGTATTAAAAGTGGCTGCGTCTTAAATGACGCTACTTTTCTAGGCTGCTGGGCTACTACAAAGGGACATGTACAGCTGGGAGCAGGGATGACCCATTTGGATATGGCCGAATacgatgcattttttttttttttgcacggattgacGGCTCTTTATTTTTTACCCTTCaagaatatttaaaattttaGATTCGAATattcgctcagtcaaaaaaaaaaaaaatcgcaaggcaacgCTTCgcgaaaattctgccttaaggcttgACCTTTGACTGAATCGGAATTCGGACCCAAAATCTTGGAATATTTTAGGCAAAATCCAAAATTAAAGGccagcaatttgagggccaaaaattaaagaccacccctcggccaatcgtgcaaattgcccatagCATGAAGCCCAACCACATAAACAAAATACATTTGCCTACTCTTCTACATGAAAGCAACTCCGTCCACCAACGGCATCTTGCGTACTGATCcgtctttttatttctttttattttttacgaCCCAGAAATTCATCTCGGGTCAATCCTTACCTTTGAAATAGAAGATAGTGTGAGCCCCTCTAACCCTTTCCAACTTAAGTAGATATTgttttgtctcaatttatgtgaaggtgtatGATTgagcacaaaatttaagaaatttttttaaaacttgtgatctaaaTCAATGGCCATCTCATTATGGATAAATTAGGTGATTACTAAATATAGGAGGGTGTCGTTCTTTACTTCTTCTTGGaactgactaaaaagaaaagcgTCTCATGAGACGGAGAGAGTACCATATTGATTTTTCATGACCTAGGGCTCAAACATGTGACCTAGGTCACAAATTCCTCAAACTTTACCACGTTAAAGAACTGCACCTTTGACATGAACTTTATGTCATATAGCAGCAACTTAACTATGAATATGTTTCATTAATTACATTTATTCTCAATAATGAATCTCTAGTAGTCTAGTAATTGGATTTTTGGCTAATCCTATATGTTGTCCCTTGTCAAGTTGATACTCCCttcattccataataagtgatgttttaagttttttattttgtttcaaaataagtggtgttttagaatttcaagaagaaattgatcttattcttccaaactacccttatttataatcaagaatcattaagtaactttttttttctaagcattaattaggggtaagttagtGTCATAATTTTTTAGGAGTGAACAATTTATTAAGGGGATGTATAAACTAAAAATACCACTTATTATATGAAAAGGAGGAGCAAAATGATTCCCTGACATTTGCCCGACATGTTTATCAATATTGAATGCAATTTGACAAAGATACCCAGAACTAAATACTCCAATAAGTACATGTAACATGTTATTAAGTATTAACTCACGGGGTTTAGTTGACTAACAACTTTAGTAAGTGCCAAAAATACAATTTGAAAATGGTAGTGTTTCACGTTTGCCCACAAAAGATGACCCTGTCTGTCACATGAGTGTAGCTAAAGACAAAAGAAAAATGATTAATTAGGCCTAGTCTTAGCATAATTAAATTAGTCGTGTCTGTAAATTGTAATGCTACTGATATGCTTAAGATTTAATTGTTTCGTCTGTAAGAACTCGACTAATAGCAACTTTACGGAAAAATAAGGCACGTGAAACtgaatttttttttcagaaaattaGAGCTTCAGTCCAAGAAACGGAGGAACAAAGCTCAAGTGAGCTGCATGCTCCTGTTGTTACCATAACGAAAGGGGAAAAAAGAAGATAGTCCTCTCTCGTTTTCTTCGAATAAAGATTAGAAAGCAAAACAAGAAAGAAAGCATCGGATTCGACGTAGTACAGTTTTATCGTATTTGCAATTCTACTTTACATCATTTAGATTTTAGACGTAAGTTATCATCTCATAAAagaatatttatttttcattattCACGGGTTCATTTAGTTCCAAAAGaattgaaaaaaaagaaagaaagaggacATCTATATTTAGCAAATACCAGCTCTACAAAGAACTAACTATTCCTTGTATCTTCTTTTACCTATTAACGGGCTGTAGGCTTATGCATGTATAATAGTAGCAATAAGTTTCAGAATATATATAACAGGCAATTTTCTAATTATAATTTGTATCAACT
Above is a genomic segment from Lycium barbarum isolate Lr01 chromosome 12, ASM1917538v2, whole genome shotgun sequence containing:
- the LOC132623556 gene encoding uncharacterized protein LOC132623556 isoform X1, which produces MGCAVSVYAVGKKKNKKSVIPEVSIFVPSMRVPVQCDLQRTLKGVIPKDLADRLTSIRNQIVLIAQDTDVSAIDELQQALEEYLPLLVGLTRKEFGLQELIGFKWRNLENGQEQEISVANSWFELLSVLHMMAMLTLVEANMKLIPKDSDMTERIVSGDCMRDAVDLLLKAAGYLDFCVQDVLVHLPPDVKNRLPKDLHQGILEATSNQALAQGTEIQLGLALESQNATLSVKRRLACEAVSYYGQALCCLSGDNNFHGTAKKHMSFIKWKYLEAKAAAYYYHGIIVDKGTEPSCHVSAVCCFLAAEELLAESKKASLSFCLAEPVTRTPPAWGVMKHLNKKVPETAAKKSQMYGYLLDQEKDLQVLPDLPEFQLSLKPDDYTLPEADSTWICEKWDIPGQSLKEHLKDCEDGVETE
- the LOC132623556 gene encoding uncharacterized protein LOC132623556 isoform X3 — translated: MGCAVSVYAVGKKKNKKSVIPEVSIFVPSMRVPVQCDLQRTLKGVIPKDLADRLTSIRNQIVLIAQDTDVSAIDELQQALEEYLPLLVGLTRKEFGLQELIGFKWRNLENGQEQEISVANSWFELLSVLHMMAMLTLVEANMKLIPKDSDMTERIVSGDCMRDAVDLLLKAAGYLDFCVQDVLVHLPPDVKLPKDLHQGILEATSNQALAQGTEIQLGLALESQNATLSVKRRLACEAVSYYGQALCCLSGDNNFHGTAKKHMSFIKWKYLEAKAAAYYYHGIIVDKGTEPSCHVSAVCCFLAAEELLAESKKASLSFCLAEPVTRTPPAWGVMKHLNKKVPETAAKKSQMYGYLLDQEKDLQVLPDLPEFQLSLKPDDYTLPEADSTWICEKWDIPGQSLKEHLKDCEDGVETE
- the LOC132623556 gene encoding uncharacterized protein LOC132623556 isoform X2, with the translated sequence MGCAVSVYAVGKKKNKKSVIPEVSIFVPSMRVPVQCDLQRTLKGVIPKDLADRLTSIRNQIVLIAQDTDVSAIDELQQALEEYLPLLVGLTRKEFGLQELIGFKWRNLENGQEEISVANSWFELLSVLHMMAMLTLVEANMKLIPKDSDMTERIVSGDCMRDAVDLLLKAAGYLDFCVQDVLVHLPPDVKNRLPKDLHQGILEATSNQALAQGTEIQLGLALESQNATLSVKRRLACEAVSYYGQALCCLSGDNNFHGTAKKHMSFIKWKYLEAKAAAYYYHGIIVDKGTEPSCHVSAVCCFLAAEELLAESKKASLSFCLAEPVTRTPPAWGVMKHLNKKVPETAAKKSQMYGYLLDQEKDLQVLPDLPEFQLSLKPDDYTLPEADSTWICEKWDIPGQSLKEHLKDCEDGVETE